Genomic window (Peromyscus maniculatus bairdii isolate BWxNUB_F1_BW_parent chromosome 10, HU_Pman_BW_mat_3.1, whole genome shotgun sequence):
GGTACCCTTTGTAAAGAGAAGATTGTGAACATTTATCCGCTTTCTCAAGTTTCTGGTATATTCCAgaaaatttctcttaaaaattctaaaaaaattttttgcttaaaaaatgaaaagtccTTTTGTCTGAGACTTGAAGCATCTGTGGAATACTTGATACATCAAGTCTCTTCTCAGTGAACTGCAGTCGTCGATAGTTTGTTCAAAGTGAACCAAAGGTGTACTTGGTATCCCGGTGACAGCTGCATCATGATATCACAGCACAATCTATTATGAGTTTGTGATGATGGCGATGTTACAAAACCTGCCAATCCCATCATCCCTGGTCAACTGTCACCCTCCGAGGCTGTCCATCCGCGTCGATCTGAGGTCCCAGGCTGCAGCCAGGCTGTCTGGCTCGAGCCCGGGCAGAGGCTCCGGCGGAGGGATCCGCGGAGGCTACGGTCTCGGAAGACGAGACCGCTTCTGCGGCGGCACAAAAAGGGGCGGCTGCAGGGTGATGTGCCAACGGATGTGAAGACGGACACTGTGAGCACAGTGGCTGGCCCGGAAGCTGAGTGGGCCTCGGCCCTCAGCACATCGTGCCAGGGCCAGGCCAGAAGtgcccacctcctcttctgcagctGATCCACAACCAACAAGGCAGCCTCGGGCCCTCAGGCCCTGCCTCATTCCACTAGGGCCACCAAGACAGCCTTCCACCATGGCTCTGAAGAGAATCCATAAGGAACTGAACGACCTGGCGCAGGATCCCCCAGCACAGTGTTCGGCAGGCCCTGTCGGGGAAGATATGTTCCACTGGCAAGCTACAATCATGGGGCCAAATGACAGCCCCTATCAGGGAGGGGCGTTTTTCTTGACAATTGACTTCCCAACAGAGTACCCCTTCAAACCACCCAAGGTTGAATTTACAACAAGAATTTATCACCCAAATGTTAACAGTAATGGCAGCATTTGTCTTGATATTCTTCGCTCACAGTGGTCTCCAGCACTAACTATTTCAAAAGTACTTTTGTCCATCAGTTCTCTGTTGTGTGATCCCAATCCAGATGATCCCTTAGTGCCTGAGATTGCTCAGATCTACAAAACAGACAGAGAAAAGTACAACACGACAGCTCGGGAATGGACTCAGAAGTACGCCATGTGACTAAAGAGATTATTGGATATCCTCTACAAATAAAAGCTCGGGAACTCTAGAAAGCCCTTCTGATTCCCACCTGACTGTCTGCTATGACCCACGCTGCACCGCTTCCTCCTCCCGGTGTTCGTCACCTGACACAGGACTGCTGCAAGCTGTACGCACCAGAAATACTGTGCTTCCTTCCAACACTCTCTCCTAGCACAGGAGCGTTCTCCAGGCATAACCAAGATGTGAGATTAAAAGTTTCCTAACTGACTTAAATCTGAATAACCACAGTGTGAGGGGTGGTGGGTACACAACACTGCTTAGAAGGGGTAAAGTGCCACCAACCTGTAGGAGATTGTAAGACTGCTTTTAAGTGGAGgccatttacattttaaaagttatgaaAAGCTAGGTGAAGAACATGAAAGTTTCTGTACTCATTTTATTCTATAACACCTAGAATTTAGATGAACATTAAAGCCAACCAGATTAAATCCACTTCCTTTATTTTAAGGTCTAATCGGTCAAGAAAAAATAGATTGGTGCTGTTAGTCCATAAAGTGTGATTAGCTTTGTTCCTAAATCCTTTATACCTCCCCCCGACTCTGCAACCTCCTTTCTCTCAGTCTTTCTCTCCATATTCTTTGATTTATTTGTGGTTTCTCAGTAGATACATCACTAATAGctcttatttttcttatgttaACTGATTAATCCATTTGGATGTAAGGGTAAAAATTTCATTTgttgaaaaaaatgtgtataaagACCCAATTGCTCTTCTGGAGCTTGTACAAATTCAAGATGATTAATCTGCGTAATAAACCAGCTATTCCAGCCATTGCATAAATGTTAATCTGTGTAATATATCAATTATTCCAGCCATTGCATAAATGATAATCTGTGTAATAAACCAACTATTCCAGCCATTACATAAATAACCTGTGTAATAAACCAACTGCTCCAGCCATTACATAAATTTTGTGTGAATGTTTTTTGCTTTAAGAAACTTGTTTGGCTGAAACTAGTAGATTTCCACTCAgccttgacatttttatttagattggtcacatttttaaatcatgaaacaattccattttacagtttaaaagacagtttaaaagtaattttaggCAGGCaatgtggtgcatgcctttaatcccagcactggggagacagaatcaggtggatctttatgagttcgaggccagcctgttctacagaatgaTTTCCGggacaaccagaactacacagagaaaccctgtctcaaaaaaaaaaaaaaaaaaaaagtaattgtaTTAAATATAATAGAGGCATAAGGCTTATGAAATAATATACAGTCTCCCAGGAATAAAACTTAAATCAGAAACTTGCTTTGTTAATGAAACTAAGCTGCATTAAACCAAAACCTTGTGACACTctttggggggtgtgtgtgtgtgtgtgtgtgtgtgtgtgtgtgtgtgtgtttcagccattgcataaatacacacacacacacacacacacacacacataaacacaggaaCATTACTGGTACTGagttaaagaatatttttaactaaACTTAGAAAATGGCAGCATCACACAGTAAGATGTCTACATAATTACCTTGCACTAACTTTTACAGGATGTTCATCCAATTTTTAATTGTGCTGtgtatgttaatttttaaagtctTCCTCCATTCACACTCTTACATTTACTAAACATTGTTTAAAACATATCAACTGTGTTTGTCTGAAACATGATTCTTTTCCTATTGTAATTGTAAATACCAAGTCAATCTTTACACtgtccccacaaaaaaaaaaaaaaaaaaaacaacctgaatAAACTCCACTGCTTTTGATCGCTGTGAATAAAGAGGCAAAACAGAAGCTGTGCTGGTGGCTTATATACTGAATACACTAAACCCTTTTATCATCATTTTAAAGCACACTGTTATTCCTACTTACCTTTgtaaaagggggaaaatgttGATTGTAAAACAGCCTCAGCTCAGGACAGATTCCAGAAGAAAAGcactgctttgttgttgttgttgttgttttttaatgtgtgtgtttgtgagtgtggaaAGGGCAGCTTCACATGCTTTAACTGCCTCTGCAGTCCTTCCAGTGGGACAGgatatacaaataaaagaaatgatgaCAATCCTGACTTGGCCTAGACTAACagatgtatacatgcatgtatgcctgtgtgcttatgtgcacatatgtgtcttTTTAACTGAagtttttaagtaaatttttaaattttaaataaagtttatgtaaataaaaaaggTACTTTGGTAACTTGCACATTGTTTTAAGCCAGTTTTTACATGCATAAGAGTCAAAAAATTAAGCAGAAAGATCAAtagaagttcagggccagcctgtaTAGAGTGcaccaggccagtcagggctatatgtgagactgtttttattttttttttattttttttattttttttttttttttttttttttggtttttcgagacagggtttctctgtgcagctttgcgcctttcctggagctcacttggtagcccaggctggcctcgaactcacagagatccgcctggctctgcctcccgagtgctgggattaaaggcgtgcgccaccaccgcccggctgtgagactgtttttaaacaaaacaaaaacccctaaaccttattatatagtatatagtataatatatatatttacatatagcCAACTGCATTGTAGCCTCCTGGGCCTTCAAAGGCATTTAGCACTCGCTGTAGTAAGTGTGCATAGGCCCTGCAACAATGCAGCTAGCATACTGCGCCTTCACATCTACTCACTGGCTCAGAGCCTGCAAGATCTGCTGTGGTAAATGCCATACACAAGCATACCACTGTTAACTTTGATGCTGCATTTTTCTGTGTGCCTTTTCTGTTGGAATAACACAAATACCATTGTCTTATCATTAGCTACATTATTTATACAATATACAGATTTAGAGCCTCTTATCATTAACTATATGATTTATACAATATACAGATTAAAGCCAGGGAGCAGCAGGCGAGTCTGTATGAGCACACGCTAATGCTCACACATCAGAAAACCACCAACAGAGCCTTTCCTAGATCTACATCA
Coding sequences:
- the LOC102911202 gene encoding ubiquitin-conjugating enzyme E2 D2B, producing MALKRIHKELNDLAQDPPAQCSAGPVGEDMFHWQATIMGPNDSPYQGGAFFLTIDFPTEYPFKPPKVEFTTRIYHPNVNSNGSICLDILRSQWSPALTISKVLLSISSLLCDPNPDDPLVPEIAQIYKTDREKYNTTAREWTQKYAM